Proteins from a genomic interval of Halomonas alkaliantarctica:
- the cynS gene encoding cyanase has protein sequence MDKLEMRHTLLAAKARKKMSWDDIGKAVGMSPVWVASACYGMNSASKDVAQQICDTLGVESDVAEALVAFPTKAWDEAIPQDPFIYRLYEVVGVYGETLKDVVQEKFGDGIMSAIDFTMEVDKIEDPKGDRVLLTLNGKFLPYKSW, from the coding sequence ATGGATAAGCTCGAAATGCGTCATACCCTGCTCGCCGCTAAAGCGCGTAAAAAGATGAGCTGGGACGATATTGGTAAAGCGGTCGGCATGTCGCCAGTCTGGGTCGCCTCCGCCTGCTACGGCATGAATAGCGCAAGCAAAGACGTTGCTCAACAGATATGCGATACGTTGGGCGTGGAAAGCGATGTCGCCGAAGCGTTAGTGGCGTTTCCCACCAAGGCCTGGGATGAAGCGATCCCCCAGGATCCCTTTATCTACCGCCTCTATGAAGTCGTCGGTGTGTACGGTGAGACCCTTAAAGATGTGGTGCAGGAGAAGTTTGGCGACGGCATTATGAGCGCCATCGACTTCACCATGGAGGTCGACAAAATCGAAGACCCCAAAGGCGACCGGGTATTATTAACCTTAAATGGTAAGTTTTTGCCCTATAAGTCTTGGTAA
- a CDS encoding formate/nitrite transporter family protein, which translates to MSYLMPSEFVTKLVDQGESKVYMGTRDTLIRAFMAGATLALAVIFAITIATQTGHFLIGALLFPVGFVMLYLMGYDLLTGVFMLVPIAWLDKRPGVTLPRMLKCWALVGLGNLGGALFIATFGYLNFTMGGTEEINAVGQTMMAVGESRTVGYQDAGIAGWIVLFLRGMFCNWMVSMGVVGAAISTTVSGKIMAMWMPIIVFFYLGFEHSVVNMFLFPIGLMLGADFTLYQYIMWNEIPTVLGNLVGGLTLVGLVLYTTHVRTQAKKVLS; encoded by the coding sequence ATGTCTTATCTAATGCCCAGTGAATTTGTCACCAAGTTGGTGGACCAGGGTGAGTCAAAAGTCTATATGGGCACCCGGGATACGCTTATCCGTGCCTTTATGGCGGGGGCGACCCTTGCGTTGGCGGTTATTTTTGCCATCACCATCGCTACGCAAACCGGCCACTTTTTGATTGGGGCGCTGCTCTTTCCCGTGGGCTTCGTCATGCTCTATCTGATGGGCTATGACCTGCTCACCGGGGTATTTATGCTCGTGCCTATTGCATGGCTCGACAAAAGACCCGGCGTGACACTGCCGAGAATGCTGAAGTGCTGGGCGCTGGTGGGGCTTGGCAACCTTGGGGGCGCCCTATTTATTGCCACCTTCGGCTACTTGAATTTCACCATGGGTGGTACTGAGGAGATCAACGCTGTTGGACAAACGATGATGGCCGTCGGTGAAAGCCGTACCGTGGGTTATCAGGATGCTGGCATTGCCGGTTGGATTGTGCTCTTTCTGAGAGGCATGTTCTGCAACTGGATGGTATCCATGGGCGTGGTTGGCGCTGCCATCTCCACAACGGTGTCCGGCAAAATCATGGCCATGTGGATGCCGATTATTGTGTTTTTCTATCTAGGTTTTGAGCACTCCGTGGTCAACATGTTCTTGTTCCCGATTGGTCTCATGCTGGGTGCTGATTTCACCCTGTATCAATACATTATGTGGAACGAAATCCCCACCGTACTGGGCAACCTGGTAGGCGGTCTGACACTGGTTGGACTGGTTCTCTATACCACCCACGTCCGTACCCAAGCCAAAAAAGTGTTGTCTTGA
- a CDS encoding sigma 54-interacting transcriptional regulator: MDEQKRTHAAALMGGFSPLAMVVVDPFADQLLDANPAACELLNIGEALPLKAPFSHRLSASLPLWVCFTDEALVQKTAWSDDLVILDMLRQPYRVEVYAQHIEDSSQLLLTLIDRNKAEQRRAKAELGRQHRQGEVGWQRVEQVFEQIEKQNQLILGAAGEGIYGLDAEGKTTFVNPAAERILGWSTEDMVGHGAHLMFHHTHADGSHFPVQQCPIHASFSDGQVHHVDNEVFWHKNGEAIPVEYTSTPIFEMGRLVGAVVLFRDIRERKRAEQQLRDALVEVESLKQRLELENEYLQEEIKAELNHRDIVGNSPAVAKLIQQIELVAPTSANVLISGESGTGKELIARAIHAGSTRSDRPLIRVNCAAIPRDLFESEFFGHVKGAFTGAVQDRPGRFELAHGGTLFLDEVGEIPLELQSKLLRVLQDQQFERVGDNRTREVDVRVIAATNRELRDMIDAGHFREDLYFRLNVFPIDSVPLRKRIEDVPLLARHFLQRACLKFNKPGVRIPPAQLEILQRYPWPGNIRELENIIERQVIVTQDRRLMFDDLLLGEPPRSIGRTNPVPASAHASVEKSETLLLTEHALGQRQRESTIAALERAGGKVSGAGGAAELLGIKPTTLASRLNKWGIDTREFRKRKFDLSPTHHALD, encoded by the coding sequence ATGGATGAGCAAAAACGCACTCACGCCGCAGCCTTGATGGGCGGCTTCTCACCCCTAGCGATGGTCGTGGTCGACCCTTTTGCCGATCAGTTGCTAGACGCTAACCCTGCCGCCTGTGAGTTGCTGAATATTGGTGAAGCACTCCCTCTAAAGGCGCCTTTTAGCCATCGTTTGAGTGCTTCACTGCCGTTATGGGTGTGTTTTACCGATGAGGCGCTGGTGCAAAAAACGGCCTGGTCAGATGACCTAGTGATACTAGACATGCTGCGCCAGCCTTATCGAGTAGAAGTTTATGCTCAGCATATTGAAGACTCTTCGCAGCTGTTACTGACGCTGATCGACCGCAATAAAGCTGAGCAGCGGCGAGCAAAAGCGGAATTAGGCCGCCAACACCGCCAGGGAGAGGTGGGCTGGCAGCGGGTCGAGCAGGTATTCGAACAGATTGAGAAACAGAACCAGCTGATTCTGGGCGCGGCGGGTGAGGGCATTTATGGCCTGGATGCAGAGGGTAAAACCACCTTTGTTAATCCCGCTGCTGAGCGCATTCTGGGCTGGAGTACCGAGGATATGGTAGGCCACGGCGCGCACCTGATGTTCCACCACACACACGCCGATGGCAGCCACTTCCCGGTGCAGCAGTGCCCTATTCACGCATCGTTTAGCGATGGCCAGGTGCATCACGTCGATAATGAAGTCTTCTGGCATAAAAATGGTGAAGCGATTCCGGTTGAGTACACCAGCACCCCCATTTTTGAAATGGGCCGCTTGGTAGGGGCTGTGGTGCTATTTCGCGATATTCGCGAGCGCAAGCGCGCCGAGCAGCAACTGCGTGATGCCCTTGTAGAGGTGGAGTCACTCAAGCAACGTCTGGAGCTGGAGAATGAGTACCTTCAAGAAGAGATAAAAGCGGAGCTTAACCACCGCGATATTGTTGGCAATAGCCCGGCGGTGGCAAAACTGATCCAGCAGATTGAGCTGGTTGCACCTACTAGCGCCAACGTGCTGATCAGCGGAGAGTCGGGTACCGGCAAAGAACTGATTGCCCGCGCCATCCATGCGGGGAGTACACGCAGTGATCGACCACTGATCCGTGTGAACTGTGCGGCTATTCCCCGTGATCTGTTTGAGAGCGAGTTTTTTGGCCATGTAAAAGGCGCCTTTACCGGCGCGGTACAGGATCGTCCAGGGCGCTTCGAACTTGCACACGGCGGCACGCTATTTTTGGATGAAGTTGGTGAAATCCCTTTGGAACTGCAGAGCAAGCTGCTGCGGGTGTTGCAGGATCAGCAGTTTGAGCGCGTGGGCGATAACCGCACCCGCGAAGTGGATGTGCGGGTGATTGCTGCTACTAACCGTGAGCTACGTGACATGATCGACGCGGGCCACTTTCGGGAGGATCTCTATTTCCGCCTCAACGTGTTCCCGATTGATTCGGTACCGTTGCGCAAACGAATAGAAGATGTACCGCTACTGGCACGGCATTTTTTACAGCGTGCCTGCCTGAAATTTAATAAACCTGGAGTACGCATTCCTCCCGCCCAGTTGGAAATTCTTCAGCGCTACCCATGGCCGGGCAATATTCGTGAGCTGGAAAACATTATTGAGCGCCAAGTGATTGTGACCCAGGACCGCCGCTTGATGTTTGATGACCTGCTGTTGGGGGAGCCACCGCGCTCAATAGGTCGTACTAACCCGGTGCCCGCGTCAGCCCACGCTAGCGTGGAGAAAAGTGAAACACTGCTGCTGACCGAACATGCGCTTGGCCAGCGCCAGCGGGAGAGCACGATTGCCGCTCTGGAGCGGGCGGGAGGTAAAGTTTCAGGGGCAGGAGGTGCGGCGGAGCTGCTGGGCATCAAGCCCACTACGCTTGCTTCACGCCTGAATAAATGGGGAATTGATACACGGGAGTTTCGCAAAAGAAAGTTCGATTTATCGCCAACCCATCACGCTTTGGACTAA
- a CDS encoding TolC family outer membrane protein — MRLAHWAVNAPLRPLMLAVFAASFVLPAQAADLITITRDALDNNAELASARSEYLGVEAGRDVVQSGLLPQINASGTVAHNEQYESQGSTRAGAGTGTGNVSAGDDRYNTVSLSLEATQALYDEVTRREVTQAERQIDQQFYLLAATEQQLLIDVASAYFDILRAYEVLEARLAQERAIGRQLEQAREQFEVGLIAITEVEEARATFDQSRADRITAESNLQVAFEALEQLTGQRYASIEALGDSMPIALPEPSSRDYWVEQALELNPQVLAQQAGIEVSRSGVEIARAGRLPTLQAFGNYQYGDSDIDNTTGNDSSSQVGLRANLPIYTGGSTSASIRQGTYQLESSQYDFESQRRSSIQQVRSLYTQVSNDVETVEAREQAIVSNQSALEATRAGYEVGTRNIVDVLNAEQNLYNAIANYAEARYDYVVNLLSLRQQAGRLDVGAIEEVNAWLTGDEVNFTLPESGGNDRYEPALNIGAPPQPGM, encoded by the coding sequence ATGCGACTGGCACACTGGGCAGTCAATGCCCCTTTACGACCCCTAATGTTAGCGGTATTCGCCGCTTCCTTTGTTTTGCCTGCTCAAGCTGCCGACCTCATCACGATTACCCGTGATGCGTTGGACAATAACGCTGAGCTTGCTTCGGCACGTTCCGAGTATTTGGGCGTTGAAGCAGGTAGAGATGTTGTTCAAAGTGGCTTGCTCCCCCAAATCAACGCGTCGGGCACCGTGGCGCATAATGAACAGTATGAAAGTCAGGGTTCAACCCGAGCGGGAGCAGGTACTGGCACGGGTAATGTGAGTGCAGGTGATGACCGTTACAACACCGTATCGCTCTCGTTAGAAGCCACCCAAGCGCTTTATGATGAAGTCACTCGCCGAGAAGTCACTCAAGCCGAGCGTCAAATTGACCAGCAGTTTTATCTGTTAGCGGCGACCGAGCAACAGTTGCTAATCGATGTGGCCAGCGCCTATTTCGACATTCTGCGTGCTTACGAAGTGCTAGAAGCGCGTTTAGCTCAAGAGCGGGCCATCGGTCGTCAGCTTGAGCAGGCGCGCGAGCAGTTTGAAGTTGGTTTGATTGCAATTACTGAAGTTGAGGAAGCGCGCGCCACCTTTGACCAATCTCGTGCTGATCGCATTACCGCAGAGAGTAATCTGCAGGTGGCTTTTGAGGCATTAGAGCAATTGACCGGCCAGCGTTACGCCAGCATTGAAGCGTTGGGCGACAGCATGCCAATTGCACTCCCAGAGCCAAGCAGCCGCGACTACTGGGTGGAGCAAGCCCTTGAACTTAACCCTCAAGTATTAGCTCAGCAGGCGGGCATTGAGGTTTCCCGTAGCGGCGTGGAAATTGCCCGTGCGGGTCGTTTACCCACCCTTCAAGCCTTTGGTAACTATCAATATGGTGACAGTGATATTGATAATACCACCGGAAACGACTCCTCTAGCCAGGTGGGCTTAAGAGCCAATTTGCCGATCTACACCGGCGGTAGTACCAGTGCCAGCATCCGCCAAGGGACTTACCAACTGGAAAGTAGCCAGTACGATTTTGAGTCCCAGCGGCGTTCGTCGATCCAACAAGTCCGCTCGCTGTATACCCAAGTCAGCAACGATGTGGAAACCGTTGAGGCCCGTGAGCAGGCCATCGTTTCAAACCAGAGTGCACTGGAGGCCACTCGCGCTGGTTATGAAGTCGGCACCCGTAACATCGTGGATGTTTTGAATGCTGAGCAAAATCTCTATAACGCCATCGCCAACTACGCAGAGGCTCGCTACGACTACGTGGTGAATCTACTCTCGCTGCGCCAGCAGGCTGGCCGACTGGATGTCGGTGCCATTGAGGAAGTCAATGCGTGGTTAACCGGCGATGAAGTGAACTTTACCCTACCAGAAAGCGGCGGCAATGACCGCTATGAGCCCGCGCTCAACATCGGTGCACCGCCCCAGCCTGGCATGTAA
- a CDS encoding efflux RND transporter periplasmic adaptor subunit: MKKMIHSRRASLVTLVAALALSACGQEQAEAPQQGAQQEAPPHKVEVAEMARQDIPLDKSYPSLLRSDDEVTLVARVNGFLEARHFEPGQLVEEGDNLYTIEPDLYQATVNQREADLQSARAELSRAQRDAQRFEQLLSQNSVSRQQYDQALADQRVAQASVAQAEAALTSANLDLGYSQVTAPVSGMIGLSQVNVGNLVTSGTELATITPLDPLEVRFQLPQRDAFELRRQLSEGGETSDIHARLSIPGVSGGSDSQLEGRLDFLGSSVDQGTSTVQASATFENPDASVLPGQFVRVRIEGLKRFDVLAVPEIAVTQGLMGPQVYVLDEENKAREQTISLGEVAGPWQLIREGIEPGDRVVVGDPAGLEPGMTIDPQPFSGDAEAVVEEAEQEEAQEMKAGAADGQPAEGEEGAQ, translated from the coding sequence ATGAAGAAGATGATTCACTCACGCCGAGCGAGTCTGGTGACGCTAGTAGCTGCGCTGGCACTTTCAGCCTGCGGTCAAGAACAAGCCGAGGCACCTCAACAGGGTGCCCAGCAAGAAGCACCGCCCCATAAGGTCGAAGTGGCCGAAATGGCGCGTCAAGACATACCGCTGGATAAATCTTACCCCTCGTTGCTGCGCAGTGACGATGAAGTCACCCTGGTTGCCCGTGTAAACGGTTTTCTGGAGGCGCGCCACTTTGAACCCGGCCAGTTGGTGGAGGAGGGCGATAATCTCTATACCATCGAGCCAGATCTTTATCAGGCAACCGTCAACCAGCGTGAGGCCGATTTACAAAGTGCTCGTGCCGAGCTTTCACGCGCCCAGCGTGATGCCCAGCGCTTCGAGCAGTTGCTGAGCCAGAACTCGGTAAGCCGTCAGCAGTATGACCAGGCATTGGCCGACCAACGGGTCGCTCAAGCGAGCGTTGCTCAAGCAGAGGCTGCCTTAACCAGCGCTAACCTGGACTTAGGCTATTCGCAGGTGACCGCCCCTGTTTCGGGCATGATTGGTTTGAGCCAAGTCAACGTCGGTAATCTGGTCACTTCCGGAACGGAACTGGCCACTATAACGCCTTTAGACCCGCTGGAAGTTCGCTTCCAACTGCCTCAGCGCGACGCTTTTGAGCTGCGCCGCCAGTTGAGTGAGGGCGGTGAAACGTCAGATATTCACGCACGTTTGAGTATTCCAGGTGTGAGCGGCGGCAGCGATTCCCAATTGGAAGGGCGTTTAGACTTCCTGGGTTCCAGTGTGGATCAAGGCACTAGCACTGTTCAGGCATCCGCAACGTTTGAAAATCCTGATGCTAGCGTACTGCCCGGCCAATTTGTGCGCGTTCGTATTGAAGGCTTAAAGCGCTTTGATGTCTTGGCCGTGCCAGAAATCGCTGTGACCCAAGGCTTAATGGGCCCGCAGGTGTATGTGCTAGACGAAGAGAATAAGGCTCGCGAACAGACGATCTCTTTAGGCGAAGTGGCAGGCCCTTGGCAGTTGATTCGTGAGGGCATCGAGCCGGGGGATCGCGTTGTTGTCGGCGACCCTGCCGGTTTAGAACCCGGTATGACGATTGATCCACAGCCGTTTAGTGGCGACGCTGAGGCGGTGGTCGAAGAGGCCGAGCAAGAAGAAGCGCAAGAGATGAAAGCGGGGGCAGCCGATGGCCAACCCGCTGAAGGGGAAGAGGGTGCGCAATAA
- a CDS encoding efflux RND transporter permease subunit has protein sequence MNFSNFFISRPIFATVLAIIVTLVGVMSMRILPIEQYPNVVPPTVSVQAQFPGADAETVAQTVAAPIAEAINGVEDMLYMTSNSSDNGTMSLSVAFNIGTDGDINTINVNNRVQGALSQLPEAVQSQGVTVELRSDSILMFIALTSPDGDYDKIYMQNYATLNVLDELRQVPGVGNAEVLGGGEFAMRIWMDPDKLAQYDLTPSEVASAIRAQNTEVPAGSLASTPQSDPRAYTYTITAGGRLNNVDDFRNIYLRTNNDGSSLRLEDVARLELGASSYGVDARLNGSSMAPIIINQQPGANALETAQGVRTAMEDLSTRFPPGLEYVAPYDTTLFIDASVETVIHTFIEAFLIVIVILFIFLQNWRFTVIAMSVVPVAVVGTFAGFYLLGFSINLLTLFALVLSIGIVVDDAILVVENVERVLSEEDDISVRDATIRAMKEVGGPVIATSLIMAAVFIPVAFLGGFTGQIYQQFAITVALSVALSAVMALTFTPALSAIFIKHKIAGAGQSKFKRALNTPFRLFDRLFAGITAAYMWVVKGLVRFWLLALALTVLTGVGSYWLYANTPSTLVPETDQGVVLVSVSLPDAASLDRTQRYMAKLSAAIEDIPGVEYSSAVAGYDILSSAVNTARGVMFINLSPWSERELTASDLVGRIMGLGASIDGGSAMAFNLPPIMGLSTTGGFTGYLQSFDGASTRELYQASLQIMQKANQHPALNRVFTTFNVNVPSYRANIDQQKALSYGVALENINSALGNTFGNGFVNYFSYQNRNFQVYLQNEDEFRKTPEDVSSVYVRGGNGERIPLSEFVELESQTGPAVVSRFGVYAGAQFQGEPAAGYSSAQAIEAMEGIVQETLGSDWGMGWTGTAYQESNMGSAATLAIVFGLLMVFLILAAQYESWSLPLAVLTATPFAFLGGIGGIALRGLDTSVYVQIGMLVVVGLAAKNAILIVEFAELQRKEQGKSIREAAITAAELRFRPIVMTSLAFIFGTLPLALATGASDVSSHHIGTTVAMGMFSVATLGSLFIPSFYAMIATASDWLGRKMKGEKHDSNRTALEHDQH, from the coding sequence ATGAACTTCTCTAACTTCTTCATCAGTCGGCCGATATTTGCCACGGTACTGGCGATAATCGTGACGCTGGTGGGCGTGATGTCCATGCGTATACTGCCTATTGAGCAGTATCCCAACGTGGTACCGCCAACGGTATCGGTACAGGCTCAGTTCCCCGGGGCGGATGCGGAAACTGTTGCACAGACCGTGGCGGCACCTATCGCAGAAGCGATTAACGGCGTTGAGGACATGCTTTACATGACCTCAAACAGCTCCGATAACGGCACTATGAGTTTGAGCGTGGCATTTAATATCGGCACCGATGGCGATATTAATACGATTAACGTGAATAACCGCGTTCAAGGCGCGCTCTCTCAGCTACCTGAAGCGGTGCAGTCGCAAGGCGTCACCGTTGAGCTTCGTTCCGACTCTATTTTGATGTTTATCGCGTTGACCTCGCCGGACGGCGACTACGACAAAATTTACATGCAGAACTACGCTACCCTCAATGTGCTTGACGAACTTCGCCAGGTACCTGGGGTAGGTAATGCAGAAGTACTGGGTGGCGGCGAGTTTGCCATGCGAATCTGGATGGATCCGGATAAGTTAGCCCAGTACGATCTCACTCCTAGCGAAGTAGCCAGTGCGATTAGAGCGCAAAATACGGAAGTGCCAGCGGGAAGTTTGGCATCGACGCCGCAAAGTGATCCACGCGCGTACACCTATACGATTACCGCTGGAGGTCGCCTCAATAATGTCGATGACTTCCGTAACATTTACTTGCGTACCAATAACGACGGCTCTTCACTACGTTTGGAGGACGTTGCACGCCTTGAGCTTGGGGCTTCTTCTTACGGGGTTGATGCGCGTTTGAACGGCTCAAGCATGGCGCCGATTATTATTAATCAACAGCCCGGTGCAAATGCGCTGGAAACTGCTCAGGGTGTGCGTACGGCGATGGAAGATTTGTCCACTCGCTTCCCGCCCGGGCTTGAGTATGTGGCACCTTACGATACCACGCTGTTTATCGATGCCTCGGTAGAAACGGTCATTCATACCTTCATTGAAGCGTTTCTAATCGTTATCGTCATTCTGTTTATTTTCTTGCAGAACTGGCGCTTCACCGTGATTGCAATGTCAGTGGTACCGGTAGCGGTAGTGGGTACGTTTGCGGGTTTCTATCTATTAGGCTTTTCGATCAATCTGCTGACACTATTTGCGCTGGTGCTCTCGATAGGGATAGTCGTCGATGATGCGATTCTGGTGGTGGAGAACGTCGAGCGCGTGCTGAGTGAAGAGGATGATATCAGCGTGCGCGACGCCACTATCCGGGCCATGAAAGAAGTTGGCGGGCCAGTGATTGCGACCTCGCTGATTATGGCCGCTGTGTTTATACCCGTGGCTTTCCTGGGCGGCTTTACCGGACAGATTTATCAGCAGTTTGCGATCACTGTGGCGCTCTCGGTGGCGCTTTCTGCGGTGATGGCGTTGACTTTTACACCAGCCCTATCGGCGATATTTATTAAACATAAAATCGCGGGCGCCGGTCAATCCAAGTTCAAACGTGCCCTGAATACACCGTTTCGCCTGTTTGACCGGCTGTTTGCCGGTATTACCGCCGCCTATATGTGGGTCGTAAAAGGCTTGGTGCGGTTTTGGCTGCTGGCGCTAGCGCTAACGGTGCTCACGGGCGTGGGCTCTTACTGGCTTTACGCTAATACACCCTCAACGTTGGTGCCTGAAACGGATCAGGGGGTTGTGTTGGTGAGCGTGTCGTTGCCGGATGCGGCCTCGCTTGACCGTACTCAACGTTATATGGCGAAACTCAGTGCGGCGATTGAAGATATTCCCGGGGTGGAATACTCCTCAGCGGTGGCGGGGTATGACATCCTTTCAAGCGCAGTGAATACTGCTCGCGGAGTAATGTTTATCAATCTTAGCCCTTGGTCTGAGCGTGAACTGACAGCCAGCGATCTGGTCGGGCGTATTATGGGGCTAGGCGCAAGTATTGATGGTGGCTCTGCCATGGCCTTTAATTTGCCGCCGATCATGGGGCTTTCGACCACCGGCGGGTTTACCGGTTACCTTCAGTCCTTTGACGGAGCATCGACACGCGAGCTCTATCAGGCTTCGTTGCAAATAATGCAAAAGGCTAACCAGCATCCCGCCTTGAACCGGGTCTTCACCACCTTCAACGTGAACGTGCCGTCATATCGCGCCAATATCGACCAACAGAAAGCGTTGAGTTATGGCGTGGCACTGGAGAATATTAACTCGGCCTTAGGCAATACGTTTGGTAATGGTTTTGTGAACTACTTTAGCTATCAAAACCGCAACTTCCAGGTGTATCTGCAAAACGAAGACGAATTCCGTAAAACACCGGAAGACGTTAGCAGCGTCTATGTACGCGGCGGCAACGGCGAACGTATTCCGCTTTCCGAATTTGTCGAGCTTGAGAGCCAAACCGGCCCGGCAGTCGTATCACGGTTTGGGGTTTACGCGGGTGCTCAGTTCCAGGGTGAGCCTGCGGCTGGCTACAGCTCTGCCCAAGCCATTGAGGCGATGGAAGGGATCGTACAAGAGACGCTAGGCTCTGACTGGGGCATGGGCTGGACCGGCACGGCTTATCAAGAGTCCAACATGGGCAGCGCCGCGACGCTGGCTATCGTCTTCGGGCTATTGATGGTCTTCCTGATTCTGGCGGCTCAGTATGAAAGCTGGTCGTTGCCGCTGGCGGTACTCACTGCAACGCCCTTTGCCTTCCTTGGTGGTATAGGTGGCATCGCGCTGCGCGGGCTGGATACCAGTGTGTATGTGCAGATCGGTATGCTGGTGGTGGTCGGGCTTGCGGCGAAGAACGCGATCCTGATCGTTGAGTTCGCCGAGCTGCAGCGTAAGGAACAGGGAAAATCAATCCGTGAAGCGGCGATTACCGCGGCAGAGCTGCGTTTCCGTCCCATTGTAATGACTTCCTTGGCGTTTATTTTCGGCACCTTGCCGTTGGCCTTGGCGACCGGCGCCAGCGACGTGAGCAGCCACCATATTGGCACCACGGTGGCCATGGGCATGTTCTCTGTTGCCACCTTGGGGAGTCTGTTTATTCCCAGCTTTTATGCCATGATTGCGACAGCCTCTGATTGGTTGGGTCGCAAAATGAAGGGGGAAAAGCATGATTCCAATCGGACAGCGCTGGAGCACGACCAGCATTAA
- a CDS encoding alpha/beta fold hydrolase — MDALEFVRVRELEVAVRIWNPTAPRTLIAWHGFARHGGDFSALARELGSEWRIIAPDTPGRGLSSWSLFPAHDYLYSHYVTIAIALLDHFELEYVDWLGTSMGGLLGMLIAADPQHSARISRLILNDVGPELNTQGLIGLSSYFGVTHRFSTFSELQQELNLHYASFGITGEFAKRELALNSARRLPDGSWTYHFDPRIGEQFVHDTPRDMWADWTNIRCPLMVIRGEESTLLDPETLPRMAEAQPKLVTLTVPNCGHAPMLDIPAQVDPIHQFLTPPAPRPAPVYKTQQATRWQRAIHWLAQQWRRWWK, encoded by the coding sequence ATGGATGCCTTGGAGTTTGTCCGCGTACGCGAATTAGAAGTGGCCGTACGCATCTGGAACCCTACCGCCCCCCGCACCCTGATCGCCTGGCATGGCTTTGCCCGCCACGGTGGAGACTTTAGCGCGCTAGCGAGGGAACTCGGCAGTGAATGGCGGATTATCGCCCCGGATACCCCAGGTCGCGGGTTATCAAGTTGGTCGCTGTTCCCTGCCCACGACTACCTTTATAGCCATTACGTAACCATTGCAATCGCGCTACTTGACCACTTTGAACTCGAATACGTTGATTGGCTGGGCACCTCAATGGGGGGCCTGCTTGGCATGCTGATCGCTGCTGACCCACAGCACAGCGCGCGTATTTCTCGACTAATTCTTAACGACGTTGGCCCCGAGCTGAACACCCAGGGGCTTATTGGTCTTTCCAGCTATTTCGGCGTTACCCACCGTTTTTCCACGTTTAGCGAACTCCAGCAAGAGCTCAACCTGCATTACGCCAGTTTCGGTATTACCGGAGAATTTGCAAAACGCGAACTAGCCCTCAACAGTGCACGTCGGTTACCAGATGGTAGTTGGACATATCACTTTGATCCGCGTATAGGCGAACAGTTTGTGCATGATACGCCGCGAGACATGTGGGCGGACTGGACAAACATTCGCTGTCCGTTGATGGTGATACGGGGTGAGGAGTCGACGCTATTAGACCCCGAAACACTGCCGCGTATGGCCGAAGCACAGCCTAAGCTTGTGACCCTTACCGTGCCTAACTGTGGTCATGCACCCATGCTGGACATACCCGCACAGGTTGATCCCATTCACCAATTTTTAACTCCTCCCGCACCTCGTCCAGCCCCCGTTTATAAAACGCAACAAGCCACTCGCTGGCAGCGTGCAATACACTGGCTGGCGCAGCAGTGGCGGCGTTGGTGGAAGTAA
- a CDS encoding TetR family transcriptional regulator yields MARKTKAEAAATREALLHAAEEVFFAKGVARTSLEQIARHAGLTRGAVYWHFKNKGDLFMALVEQVRMPFQSLMDEVDKADAELSPLESIRLACHAGLVRLEQPSYQRILSILLHRCEFFSDINPLDMQEQIGNECFEEMLNVFVLAEQQQLLREDLSPEVATRLMQSMLGGLFHDWLRNPEAFSIRERGGELIDTSIRMMQR; encoded by the coding sequence ATGGCAAGAAAGACCAAAGCGGAAGCGGCTGCTACTCGCGAAGCCCTGCTTCACGCTGCTGAAGAGGTATTTTTTGCTAAAGGCGTGGCGCGCACTTCCCTTGAGCAAATTGCTCGCCATGCAGGCCTCACTCGCGGTGCCGTTTATTGGCATTTTAAAAACAAAGGCGATCTGTTTATGGCGCTGGTTGAACAGGTGCGTATGCCCTTTCAGTCGTTGATGGATGAGGTCGACAAAGCTGACGCTGAACTATCACCTCTGGAGTCTATACGCTTGGCGTGTCATGCGGGCTTGGTGCGCCTTGAGCAGCCCTCTTACCAGCGGATACTCTCCATCCTGCTGCATCGCTGCGAGTTCTTCAGCGATATTAACCCGCTCGATATGCAGGAGCAGATCGGCAACGAATGTTTTGAAGAAATGCTGAATGTCTTTGTACTCGCTGAACAACAGCAATTACTGCGCGAAGACCTTAGCCCGGAAGTGGCAACGCGCTTGATGCAGTCAATGCTCGGCGGCCTTTTCCACGATTGGCTGCGTAACCCCGAGGCCTTTTCGATTCGTGAACGCGGTGGCGAACTGATTGATACTTCTATTCGCATGATGCAGCGCTAA